The Candidatus Sphingomonas colombiensis genome contains the following window.
CGCGATCCGGTAGTGATTCCCAAGGCGTGCAAGAACCCGGCGGAAGTCGCCGGCCATCACGCTGCCAGCCTCCGCGACGGGGCAGCGCTCACCCGCTTCCTGCGCTGGATTGCCGCCGAGGCCCCCAAAGGTGGCCAGACCGAGCTGTCCGCCGCCGCCCGGCTCCAGCAATTCCGTGAGGAAACGGGCGTCCTCAAGGATCTCTCCTTCGACACCATCTCCGCCACCGGGGCGCACGGCGCGATCCCGCATTATCACGTCACCGAGGAATCAAACGCACCGATCCTAACCGGCCAGCTCTATCTGATCGATTCGGGCGGCCAATATGCGGACGGCACCACCGACCTGACCCGCGTCGTACCGATCGGCGCCCCGACCGCCGAAATGCGCGATCGCTACACCCGCGTGCTGAAAGGCCATATCGCGCTCGCCACCGCTGTTTTCCCGCATGGCACGTCGGGGCAGCAGCTCGATGCGCTCGCCCGGCTCCCGTTGTGGCAGGCCGGGCTCGATTTCGCGCATGGCACCGGCCACGGGGTCGGCAGCTATCTTTCGGTGCATGAGGGGCCCGCGCGCATCGCCAAGCCGAGCTACGGCGGAGGCGGCCCGCAGGAGCCGCTGCGCGCCGGCATGATCCTCTCGAACGAGCCAGGTTATTACAAAGCAGGCGATTACGGCATCCGCATCGAGAATTTGTTGCTGGTCGTCGAGCGCGACATTTCTGGCGGCGAAACGCCGATGCTCGCGTTCGAGACGCTGACGCTGGCACCGATCGATCGCGATCTGATCAACGCCGCGTTGCTCAACGAGACGGAACTCGCGTGGCTCAACGCCTATCACGTGCGTGTCGCAGCGGAGCTGGGAACGGTGCTGGAAGGCGAAGATCGCACTTGGCTCGACGCACGGTGCCAGCCGATCACGCGCTGAGCTGTTAGCGCCGTGGCACGACGCTTCGTGTCGCGGCGCAGAATGCGTATGGGGATCGGGCCATGATTGCAGCGCGTGCAACTTGCCCGTTCGACAATATCGCGGTCACGTGAGGCGACTCGCGCAATCAGTTGATCAACTCTCCATCAACCAGCCTAGCGCTCCGCCGAATCGTTCGCGGCATTCGGCTGATTGGTGTTCTCGCTCGGCGAGGCAGGCTTGGCGCGCGCCTGTTCCTTGCGCTTCCTGAGATTCGCGCGAAGCTGCTCGGCAAGGCGCGCGGCACGCTGGTCGTCATTGTTTGACATACGATCTGCTATTGCGCGTGCGCGAACGCCTTGACAATGCCGCCGGCGTCGTCTCTAGGGCCCCCCTGTCCTTCGGGCCATGCTGCCGTAGCTCAGTGGTAGAGCGCATCCTTGGTAAGGCTGAGGTCGTGAGTTCAATCCTCACCGGCAGCACCATTTTTTCTATATGATCATCTAGTTAGCTCACCCCTACGGGGGAGACGACGAAAGTTTCTCGCCCGGCTGGCGCGCGGAGCGGTATGCGCGTCGATCAGAAAAATGACGCTGTCATCGCGGGGCAAGGCCTTGGCTGCGACTGGTTGATCGGTGTGCTCCGATCAATTCCAGCATATCGCGGGTAATTGTCTGCCGTCGCGGCAGCAGCATGGACTCCGCTGCACGAACGCGCATCGTCCAGCCACTCTTCACCACCAAGGATGCTGATAAGGGTGAGGACAGCTTATCCGACGTCCCCGATCGCCTCGGCCAGTGCGCGCAACTCCCCGGTCAGCGCTTCCAGGCGCTCGGCGCCAAACCGCGCGCGATAGGTTTCGAGTGTCGCGACGGTGTGGTCTGCGGTGGCGCTGATCAGTTTCGCCCCTTCGTCCGACAGGGTGACGATCGAACGTCGGCGATCATGCGGATCGTGCTCGCGCAGGGCCAGCCCGCGATCGACCAGATCCTTCAAAATGCGCGTGACGCTTGGCGCGTGGAGTTGCGCCGCCTGCGAAAGTCCGCTCGGATCGAGCGGACCAAGATCATTCAGCACACGCAACACACGCCACTGCTGTTCGGTGACGTCCACTTCCCGTAACATCGGGCGGATCGGCGCCATCACTGCTTCACGCGCCGCGAGCAACGATCCGGAGAGCGACTGGCGATAGGGCGGAAGCGTGGCGACGGATCGGGTCATTCTCGCATTATGACAGCGATCGAACCGGTCGCAAATCGCGCGAAGCATAAGATCGCGCCGACTTGCACCGAAAACGGCCTATCGCGCGCAACCAGCGCCCGTAAACATCAACTCAGCGGCGCGCCGACACGAGATTAAGCGCAATATTCGTCTGTCCCGGCTGTAGCGTGTTGCGCGTATCCGTGATCCACAGCAATTCGCCGCCGGCGGTGATTCGCGCGGATACCGCATAATTGTGCCGGAGATCGAGCCGCGCATTGTCATAACGCAGCGCGAACGGCAGCGGCACCTGACGCCCCTTCGCATCAATCGTAACCGACGCGATCAACGGCGCGGGCGCATCCGCCAGGCTGACATCCCGGATTTCCACCTCCAGCCGCGCATTGGGCGGCAGCGCGATCCGCTCGCGATAGGCGGCAGTGCCCGACAGCGTGGTCCAGGCGGCGGGTTGGTGAGCGTGCATTCCGCCATCTCCAGTCGTCGCACAGGCGGCGAGACCGATCAGCGGCGCCAGCATCAAAGCTCGTATCATGGTTCGTCCCTCGATTTCGCCACGGCTCATGCGCGACGGTCGCTGCATGCGCGCTGAACGCGGCTGATATTGCCCCCTTTGCCCGACAATCGCGATATTTTTTCGCGAGATGAGGTAGGGCTCCGCGCCATTGCTACGTCTAATCAAGCGAGCGAGAGCATAAGGGGCTGGAGATGAAGACGACCTATCTGATCGGCACGGCGCTGATCGCGATGGCGATACCGCAGGCGAATGTGGCGCTGGCGGAACCGATCACGACCGGGGGGGGCGGACTCCCCTCCCCCGCCGAGGCGTTTCCGACAGAGCCGGGCAGCGACTACTATCTCGCCAATTATGATGCTTACGAGAAATATCTGAAGGCGCTGGCGGCGCAATCGGATCGGATGAAGCTGATCGACATCGGCAAATCGGCCGAGGGGCGAACGATGTGGGTCGCGATCGTCTCTTCCCCCGCCAATCTGGCGAAACTCGATCATTATCGCGAGATCGCGCGCAAGCTCGCCAAGGCGGAAGGCGTGAACGAAACGCAGGCCAAGGCGCTCGCTGCGGAGGGCCGCGCGATCGTATGGATCGACGCCGGTCTGCACGCCACCGAAACGGTGACGACACAGAGCCAGATTCACGTGCTCTATCGGATGCTGACCGCGCAGGATGCGGAGACGAAACGCATTCTGGACGATACGATCATCCTGTTCGGCCATGACAACCCGGATGGGCTGCAACTCGTCGCTGACTGGTACATGCGCAATCCCGATCCGGCGAAACGCGAGTTCCGCAGCATTCCGCGCCTGTACCAGAAATACGTCGGCCACGATAACAACCGCGACAGCTTCATGGCGCAAATGCCGGAGACCGAGGCAGTCAATCGCGCGCTGTTCCGAGACTGGTTTCCACAGATCATCTTCAATCAGCATCAGACCGGCCCGGCGGGAATGGTCGTGTTCGTCCCGCCGTTCCGCGATCCGTTTAATTACAACTACTCGCCGATCGTGATGACGCAGCTTCAGGAACTTGGCGCGGCGATGCACAGCCGGCTGGTTTCGGAGGAAAAGGCAGGATCGGGAATGCGCAGCGCAGCGCCTTATTCGACCTGGCACAACGGTATGGAGCGATCGGTCGCCTATTTCCACAATTCGATCGGCCTGCTGACCGAGATCATCGGCGGCCCGACACCGGAGAAGATCCCGCTCGTCCCCGAGAACCAGCTCGCCCGCAATGACGAGCCCATGCCGATCGGGCCACGCGACTGGCATCTGAAGGACAGCCTGGAATATCAATGGTCGCTCGATCGCGCGGTGATGGATTACGCCTCGCGCAATCGCGAACGGCTGCTGATGAATTTCTGGCGGATGGGTGATCAGGCAATCGCGCGCGGCAATCGCGATAGCTGGACGATCACGCCGAATGATGTCGATGCGGTGAAGGCTGCTGCGGCCGGCAAGAAGGTCGCCACCGGCGACGACGATTATCGCGATACCCGCGCGGTCGATCCGGCGCTGTATAAGTCGGTGCTCAATGATCCGGCGAAGCGCGATCCGCGTGGTTATATCCTGACGCCCGATCAGCGCGACATGCCGACGACGATCGCTTTCCTCAACGCGCTGCTCAAGAACGGCGTCGATATCGAACGCGCCACGGCGCCGTTCACCGTCGCCGGCAAGCGTTATCCCGCCGGCTCCTATGTCGTGAAGACCGCGCAGGCCTATCGTCCGCATATGCTCGACATGTTCGAGCCGCAGGATCACCCGCATGACGCCGAATACCCCGGCGGGCCGCCCAAGGCGCCTTATGACATCACGGGATATACGTTGGCGTTCCAGATGGGCGTGCAGTTCGATCGCGTGCTCGACGGATTCGACGGCCCGTTCCAGCGGGTTACCGCCGATCTGCTCACCCCTCCGCCCGGCCGCCAGATCGGCAGCGGCAACGCGGGCTGGATCATCGGACACGAGGCGAACAACAGCTTCATCCTCACGAACCGACTGCTCAAGGCCGGCGTGAAGGTGAAATGGCTGACCGCCGCGACGAAGATGGACGGCAAGACGCTCGCGCCCGGCGCGATCTGGGTGCCAGCGTCATCCGAATCCGCGAGGATCGTCGGGGACTCTGCACCGCTCGGCATCGACGCCTATCGCATGGCAAAGGCGCCCGAGGGAGCCACGATCGCGCTCAAGCCGGTGCGTGTCGGGCTGGTCGATCATTATGGCGGGGTGATCCCGTCAGGCTGGACCCGCTGGCTGCTCGAACAATATGAATTCCCGTTTACGGTTATCTATCCAAAGGAACTCGACGCGGGGAATCTCAACGCGAAATACGACGTGCTGCTGTTCGCCGATGGCACCTTCGCTGGCCCGCGCAACGGCGCGTACAAGGCGGGCTACGCAAACGCCGGGCCGAAGCCGGAGGATATTCCGGCGCAATATCGCGAGTGGCTCGGCGAGGTGACGGCCGAAAAGACCGCGCCGCAGGTGGATGCTTTTGCCAAGGCCGGCGGTACGGTCATCACCGTCGGCGGTGCCAATTACCTCGCTTCGCTGATTGCGCCCGCGATCCAGCCCGCACTGGTGACGAAAAAGGCCGATGGCACGCTTAGCGCGCTTTCCGCCAAGGATTTCTACATCCCCGGCTCGCTGATCGAGGCGAGCGTCGATCCCACCAAGCCGCTCGCCTTCGGCATGACGCCGAAGGTCGATATGTTCTTCGACAAGAATCAGCCTTTCACGCTCGGCGCGGGCGCGACCTCAATCGCGTGGTTCGATTCGGTAACGCCGCTCCGCAGCGGCTGGGCGGTCGGACAGGACAAGTTGAAGGGCACGGTCGCGATCGCTGATGCCGATATCGGACGCGGCAAATTGTTCGCGATGGGCACCGAGGTGACGCAGCGCGCGCAGCCCTATGCGACGTTCAAATTGCTGTTCAACGGCATCCTTTACGGCCCGGCCGCGGCGGCCACACGCTGAACGGGATCGGCGGAGCACGCTCGCTCCGCCGGCACCCATTTTCCCCGCGACAACTTCCCGCTACGGCAGACTCATGCACTTCTTTTCCGACAATGTGGCGCCGGTACATCCGGCGGTGTTCGCCGCGATGCAGGCGGCCGATACGGTCGATTCCGGCTATGACGGCGATCGGCTGAGCAAGGCACTTGACGCGCGCTTCTCCGCGCTGTTCGGCCGAGAGGTCGCGGCGCTGTGGGTGCCGACCGGCACGGTCGCCAACGGCATCGCGCTGGCCACGATCTGTCCGCCTTATGGCGGCGTGATCTGCCACAATGAAGCGCATATCCAGAACGACGAATGCGGCGCGCCAGAATTCTATACCCATGGCGCGAAGCTGCTGCTCGCGGGTGGCGCGGATGCGCGGATGACGCCCGAGACGGCGGCGGCAGTCGCAGACGCGATTCCGGATGATGTCCACCGCGTTCAGCCGCGCGCACTTTCGCTGACCAATGCGACCGAACTCGGCACGGTCTATTCACCCGCGCAGGTCGCCGCCCTGTCTGCGCTTGCAAAGGCGCGCGGCTGGCGGGTGCATATGGATGGCGCGCGGTTCGCCAATGCGCTCGTCCACCTTGGCTGCTCCCCCGCCGATCTGACAGAGGGCGTGGACGTGCTAAGCTTCGGCTTCGTCAAAAACGGTGGCCTGTCGGCGGAAGCGCTGGTGTTCTTCGATCCCACGCTGGCCGATGACGCGCGGCGACGGCGCAAGCGCGGCGGGCATCTGTTGTCCAAGGGGCGCTATCTCGCGGCGCAGCTGCATGCGATGCTGGAGGATGATCTGTGGCTCGCCAATGCCCGCACCGCGAATGCGGCGGCGGCGGAACTGG
Protein-coding sequences here:
- a CDS encoding M14 family metallopeptidase, producing the protein MKTTYLIGTALIAMAIPQANVALAEPITTGGGGLPSPAEAFPTEPGSDYYLANYDAYEKYLKALAAQSDRMKLIDIGKSAEGRTMWVAIVSSPANLAKLDHYREIARKLAKAEGVNETQAKALAAEGRAIVWIDAGLHATETVTTQSQIHVLYRMLTAQDAETKRILDDTIILFGHDNPDGLQLVADWYMRNPDPAKREFRSIPRLYQKYVGHDNNRDSFMAQMPETEAVNRALFRDWFPQIIFNQHQTGPAGMVVFVPPFRDPFNYNYSPIVMTQLQELGAAMHSRLVSEEKAGSGMRSAAPYSTWHNGMERSVAYFHNSIGLLTEIIGGPTPEKIPLVPENQLARNDEPMPIGPRDWHLKDSLEYQWSLDRAVMDYASRNRERLLMNFWRMGDQAIARGNRDSWTITPNDVDAVKAAAAGKKVATGDDDYRDTRAVDPALYKSVLNDPAKRDPRGYILTPDQRDMPTTIAFLNALLKNGVDIERATAPFTVAGKRYPAGSYVVKTAQAYRPHMLDMFEPQDHPHDAEYPGGPPKAPYDITGYTLAFQMGVQFDRVLDGFDGPFQRVTADLLTPPPGRQIGSGNAGWIIGHEANNSFILTNRLLKAGVKVKWLTAATKMDGKTLAPGAIWVPASSESARIVGDSAPLGIDAYRMAKAPEGATIALKPVRVGLVDHYGGVIPSGWTRWLLEQYEFPFTVIYPKELDAGNLNAKYDVLLFADGTFAGPRNGAYKAGYANAGPKPEDIPAQYREWLGEVTAEKTAPQVDAFAKAGGTVITVGGANYLASLIAPAIQPALVTKKADGTLSALSAKDFYIPGSLIEASVDPTKPLAFGMTPKVDMFFDKNQPFTLGAGATSIAWFDSVTPLRSGWAVGQDKLKGTVAIADADIGRGKLFAMGTEVTQRAQPYATFKLLFNGILYGPAAAATR
- a CDS encoding YbaY family lipoprotein; this encodes MLAPLIGLAACATTGDGGMHAHQPAAWTTLSGTAAYRERIALPPNARLEVEIRDVSLADAPAPLIASVTIDAKGRQVPLPFALRYDNARLDLRHNYAVSARITAGGELLWITDTRNTLQPGQTNIALNLVSARR
- a CDS encoding aminopeptidase P family protein; the protein is MSTHSARLAALREQLSRQRLDGFVVPLTDEHMSEYVGAYAQRLAWLTGFQGSAGTAAVLPEDAAIFTDGRYTLQVREQVDGGDWQFVGVPETSVTQWLGEHAANGARIGYDPWLHTRQWVDEAAAALARIGATLVAVDANPVDAIWPDRPAPSDATLSVHDDALAGRSSADKRSVIADWLAAEKADGVVLAALDSIAWLLNVRGTDVARTPVALAYTIVNADGTADLFVASEKMSDAVRQHLGNAVRVHDRAAFAPALGAFAGKRIAVDPSLSVAAIPLAIEGGGGTVLPLRDPVVIPKACKNPAEVAGHHAASLRDGAALTRFLRWIAAEAPKGGQTELSAAARLQQFREETGVLKDLSFDTISATGAHGAIPHYHVTEESNAPILTGQLYLIDSGGQYADGTTDLTRVVPIGAPTAEMRDRYTRVLKGHIALATAVFPHGTSGQQLDALARLPLWQAGLDFAHGTGHGVGSYLSVHEGPARIAKPSYGGGGPQEPLRAGMILSNEPGYYKAGDYGIRIENLLLVVERDISGGETPMLAFETLTLAPIDRDLINAALLNETELAWLNAYHVRVAAELGTVLEGEDRTWLDARCQPITR
- a CDS encoding beta-eliminating lyase-related protein; protein product: MHFFSDNVAPVHPAVFAAMQAADTVDSGYDGDRLSKALDARFSALFGREVAALWVPTGTVANGIALATICPPYGGVICHNEAHIQNDECGAPEFYTHGAKLLLAGGADARMTPETAAAVADAIPDDVHRVQPRALSLTNATELGTVYSPAQVAALSALAKARGWRVHMDGARFANALVHLGCSPADLTEGVDVLSFGFVKNGGLSAEALVFFDPTLADDARRRRKRGGHLLSKGRYLAAQLHAMLEDDLWLANARTANAAAAELAGAARGRLIHPVEANELFLRMTPAEAEALRAQGYGFYDWSDGVIRLVTHWASPMAEVHALAKAIAAL
- a CDS encoding MarR family transcriptional regulator, producing MTRSVATLPPYRQSLSGSLLAAREAVMAPIRPMLREVDVTEQQWRVLRVLNDLGPLDPSGLSQAAQLHAPSVTRILKDLVDRGLALREHDPHDRRRSIVTLSDEGAKLISATADHTVATLETYRARFGAERLEALTGELRALAEAIGDVG